One window from the genome of Micromonospora aurantiaca ATCC 27029 encodes:
- the ndk gene encoding nucleoside-diphosphate kinase, producing the protein MSSSSPDERSLVLIKPDAVRRGLVGEILSRFERKGLRIDAMVSRTMDGDFADQHYAEHVDKPFYPPLKTFMTSGPLVALVLSGDQVVEVVRAMIGSTDGRKAAAGTIRGDLSLSNRENLVHASDSADSAKREIALWFPELA; encoded by the coding sequence GTGTCCAGCAGCAGCCCGGACGAGCGGTCGCTCGTACTGATCAAGCCCGACGCGGTGCGCCGCGGTCTGGTGGGCGAGATCCTGTCCCGTTTCGAGCGCAAGGGCCTGCGGATCGACGCGATGGTGAGCCGGACCATGGACGGCGACTTCGCCGACCAGCACTACGCCGAGCACGTCGACAAGCCGTTCTACCCGCCGCTGAAGACGTTCATGACCAGCGGCCCGCTGGTGGCGCTGGTGCTCTCCGGCGACCAGGTGGTCGAGGTCGTGCGTGCAATGATCGGCAGCACCGACGGCCGCAAGGCCGCCGCCGGCACCATCCGCGGCGACCTGTCGCTGTCGAACCGGGAGAACCTGGTGCACGCCTCCGACTCGGCGGACAGCGCCAAGCGCGAGATCGCGCTCTGGTTCCCCGAGCTGGCCT